Proteins found in one Pseudomonas sp. P8_241 genomic segment:
- a CDS encoding MFS transporter, which translates to MSQSIGQQLDEKPMVSFQWGVVALCFLINMLDGFDVLVMAFTAASISADWGLSGIHLGYLLSAGLVGMAIGSLFIAPWADRFGRRPLILLCVGIAGLGMLASSKATSPEMLAVLRLITGLGIGGILASSYVIAGEYANKKWRSLAISLQSTAYALGATIGGLIAAQIIPSLGWRSVFFYGGITTLLILPILAFWLPESLAFLLSRQPRRALERINVLLQRVAITSLERLPEALRESRKPLRATFAELFSPALLRSTLLVWSAFFLVMFGFYFVMSWTPRLLVSAGLSNTQGITGGVLLNVGGILGTSLIGLLAARFRLSRVLMAYLLVNAVLLAVFVQFTANLNLAFALVLMIGVFVNGCVAGLYALTPSIYNATQRVTGLGWGIGIGRAGAILSPLVAGRLIDAQWQPADLYLLFALSFVLAAGAVWLLKPQRLLQLNTVSNA; encoded by the coding sequence ATGAGCCAGTCGATTGGGCAACAGCTGGACGAAAAACCGATGGTCAGCTTCCAGTGGGGCGTGGTTGCGCTCTGCTTTCTGATAAACATGCTGGATGGCTTCGATGTATTGGTGATGGCTTTCACCGCCGCGTCCATTTCCGCCGATTGGGGCCTGAGCGGCATTCACCTCGGCTACCTGCTCAGTGCAGGGCTTGTCGGAATGGCTATCGGCTCGTTGTTCATTGCCCCTTGGGCCGATCGCTTCGGGCGACGTCCGCTGATTCTGCTGTGTGTAGGCATCGCCGGGCTCGGCATGCTGGCGTCATCGAAGGCGACATCCCCCGAGATGCTCGCGGTGCTGCGCCTGATAACCGGACTCGGCATCGGTGGCATCCTGGCCAGCAGCTACGTCATTGCCGGGGAGTACGCCAACAAGAAGTGGCGCAGCCTGGCCATTAGCCTGCAATCCACGGCCTATGCACTGGGCGCGACCATCGGCGGCCTTATCGCGGCGCAAATCATTCCGTCCCTGGGTTGGCGTTCGGTGTTCTTTTACGGTGGCATAACGACGCTGCTGATCCTGCCGATCCTTGCATTCTGGTTGCCCGAGTCCCTGGCTTTCCTGCTGTCGCGCCAACCCCGGCGCGCGCTGGAGCGTATCAATGTTCTGCTGCAACGAGTCGCGATCACGTCCCTCGAGCGGTTGCCCGAGGCGTTGCGTGAATCCAGGAAACCGCTACGAGCCACCTTCGCCGAGCTCTTCTCGCCAGCGTTGCTGCGTTCAACCTTGCTGGTGTGGAGCGCCTTCTTTCTGGTGATGTTCGGTTTCTATTTCGTCATGAGCTGGACGCCGAGGCTGCTGGTGTCGGCCGGCCTGTCGAATACGCAAGGCATCACGGGCGGTGTACTACTCAACGTCGGCGGCATTCTTGGCACCTCACTGATCGGCTTGCTGGCGGCACGTTTTCGTCTGTCCCGAGTACTCATGGCTTACCTTCTGGTCAATGCGGTGCTGCTGGCCGTCTTCGTGCAATTCACTGCCAACCTGAACCTGGCCTTCGCCCTGGTGCTGATGATCGGAGTTTTCGTCAACGGCTGCGTCGCGGGGCTCTATGCGCTTACCCCGAGCATTTACAACGCCACCCAGCGCGTCACTGGCCTGGGTTGGGGCATTGGCATCGGTCGCGCCGGTGCGATTCTCTCGCCATTGGTGGCTGGCCGTTTGATTGATGCGCAGTGGCAGCCCGCCGACCTTTACCTGCTGTTTGCCCTGTCCTTCGTCCTTGCGGCTGGCGCCGTCTGGCTTTTGAAGCCGCAACGGCTGCTACAGCTGAACACCGTCAGCAACGCCTGA
- the fdhA gene encoding formaldehyde dehydrogenase, glutathione-independent: protein MSGNRGVVYLGAGKVEVQKIDYPKMQDPRGRKIEHGVILKVISTNICGSDQHMVRGRTTAQTGLVLGHEITGEVIEKGSDVEHLKIGDLVSVPFNVACGRCRSCKEQHTGVCLTVNPARAGGAYGYVDMGDWTGGQAEYVLVPYADFNLLKLPDRDRAMEKIRDLTCLSDILPTGYHGAVTAGVGPGSTVYIAGAGPVGLAAAASARLLGAAVVIIGDVNTVRLAHAKAQGFEIVDLSKDAPLHEQIAALLGEPEVDCAVDCVGFEARGHGHDGVKHEAPATVLNSLMGVVRVAGKIGIPGLYVTEDPGAVDAAAKMGSLSIRFGLGWAKSHSFHTGQTPVMKYNRQLMQAIMWDRINIAEVVGVQVISLDQAPEGYGEFDAGVPKKFVIDPHKSFSAA, encoded by the coding sequence ATGTCTGGCAATCGTGGTGTGGTGTATCTCGGCGCTGGCAAGGTCGAAGTACAAAAAATCGACTATCCAAAAATGCAGGACCCGCGCGGTCGCAAGATCGAGCACGGGGTCATTCTCAAGGTGATTTCCACCAACATCTGCGGCTCCGACCAGCACATGGTGCGCGGCCGGACCACGGCACAAACCGGCCTGGTGCTGGGTCACGAAATCACCGGCGAAGTGATCGAAAAAGGCAGTGACGTCGAGCACCTGAAAATCGGCGACCTGGTGTCCGTGCCATTCAACGTGGCATGCGGACGCTGCCGCTCTTGCAAGGAGCAACACACCGGTGTCTGCCTGACCGTCAACCCGGCCCGCGCCGGCGGTGCTTATGGTTATGTCGACATGGGCGACTGGACCGGCGGCCAGGCCGAATACGTGCTGGTGCCCTACGCCGATTTCAACCTGCTGAAACTGCCGGACCGCGACCGGGCCATGGAAAAAATCCGCGACCTGACCTGCCTCTCCGACATCCTGCCGACCGGTTATCACGGTGCGGTGACGGCTGGCGTTGGCCCGGGCAGCACCGTGTACATCGCCGGTGCCGGACCGGTCGGGCTGGCGGCGGCTGCATCCGCTCGCTTGCTGGGTGCGGCGGTGGTGATTATCGGCGACGTCAACACGGTGCGCCTGGCCCACGCCAAGGCCCAGGGTTTTGAAATCGTCGACCTGTCGAAAGACGCGCCGCTGCACGAACAGATCGCCGCGCTGCTCGGCGAACCGGAGGTGGATTGTGCGGTGGACTGCGTCGGCTTCGAAGCCCGCGGCCACGGTCATGACGGCGTCAAACACGAAGCCCCGGCTACCGTGCTCAACTCGCTGATGGGCGTGGTGCGTGTGGCCGGCAAGATAGGCATCCCCGGCCTCTACGTCACTGAAGACCCGGGCGCCGTAGACGCCGCTGCGAAAATGGGCAGCCTGAGCATCCGCTTCGGCCTCGGCTGGGCCAAATCCCACAGTTTCCACACCGGCCAGACGCCGGTGATGAAGTACAACCGGCAGTTGATGCAGGCAATCATGTGGGACCGCATCAACATCGCTGAAGTGGTCGGTGTGCAAGTCATCAGCCTGGATCAGGCGCCGGAAGGCTACGGCGAATTCGATGCCGGTGTGCCGAAGAAGTTTGTGATTGACCCGCACAAGTCCTTCAGTGCGGCCTGA